A genomic segment from Flavobacterium inviolabile encodes:
- a CDS encoding aspartate kinase, with protein MKTISSVVEHYIKTKPFLLNGLSQGIINLTSLARVMMPELEQELGKNIKQGAVVMALKRLSEELGFRMNHKLDKVLKNLGEITVRSSLTDYNFAITPKVLSCQSDLIAEINNYTDIFYTSSRGVNETNIIVSDSLNHLVEKHFAEEKWAHKTENLASITVKLPKDNLSVPGLFYYVFQRLAWEGVNICEVVSTNYEFTIIVSDDQVDIAFKAIKDLKSM; from the coding sequence ATGAAAACTATTTCCTCTGTAGTTGAACATTACATTAAAACAAAGCCATTTTTGCTCAATGGTTTGTCGCAAGGCATTATTAATTTAACTTCACTGGCACGGGTAATGATGCCGGAACTAGAGCAAGAATTAGGTAAAAACATTAAACAGGGTGCTGTAGTAATGGCCCTTAAAAGACTTTCCGAAGAGCTCGGATTTCGAATGAACCATAAATTAGATAAGGTTCTGAAGAATCTCGGAGAAATTACCGTTCGCTCTTCACTGACGGATTATAATTTCGCAATTACACCAAAGGTGCTGAGCTGTCAATCAGACCTTATTGCTGAAATTAATAACTATACCGATATCTTTTATACCTCTTCAAGAGGAGTTAACGAAACCAATATTATTGTAAGTGATTCGCTTAATCATCTGGTAGAAAAACATTTCGCAGAAGAGAAGTGGGCACATAAAACAGAAAATCTGGCTTCGATTACCGTTAAACTTCCAAAAGACAATCTTTCTGTTCCCGGATTGTTCTACTATGTTTTCCAGCGTTTGGCCTGGGAAGGAGTAAACATCTGTGAAGTAGTTTCAACAAATTACGAGTTTACTATAATCGTGAGCGACGATCAGGTTGATATTGCCTTTAAAGCAATAAAAGACCTTAAGAGTATGTAG
- a CDS encoding YraN family protein has translation MASHNDLGKQGEEMAVAFLKQKGYEIVEQNWKFQKAEIDIIAKKDAILVVVEVKTRSKLDFGLPQEFVKSRKIQLLLKAVNEYVILEDIECDVRFDIIAIHKEEGCFNIEHYEDAFYYF, from the coding sequence ATGGCATCGCATAATGATTTGGGAAAACAGGGAGAAGAGATGGCGGTTGCCTTTTTAAAGCAAAAAGGGTATGAAATAGTGGAACAAAACTGGAAGTTTCAAAAGGCAGAAATAGATATAATTGCGAAAAAAGATGCAATTTTAGTAGTAGTTGAAGTTAAGACCCGTTCTAAATTAGATTTCGGTCTTCCTCAGGAATTTGTAAAATCGAGAAAAATTCAGCTTTTACTGAAAGCGGTTAACGAATATGTAATCCTAGAGGATATCGAATGTGACGTCCGTTTTGATATTATTGCTATCCATAAAGAGGAGGGTTGTTTTAATATTGAACATTATGAGGATGCTTTTTATTATTTCTAA
- a CDS encoding S66 peptidase family protein — translation MKIPSYLKKGDTVAIVCTARKFFPEEAQPAIDLLKSWGLEVKLGRTIGLDSCQLGGTDKERILDFQEMMDDDDVKAIWCARGGYGTVRIVDSLDFTKFKKHPKWVIGFSDVTVLHSHIHNMKVATLHGIMPFTVPRTEEISKETLRKALFGEKLKYEVPAKGYEIEGKASGQLVGGNLSILYSLLGSKSSIDTKDKILFIEDLDEYLYHVDRMMYNLKRNGYFEGLKGLVVGGMTDMHDNEIPFGQNEVGIILAIAKEYKIPVCFYFPAGHVKDNRALILGSSVDLEVTKDKITLEFKP, via the coding sequence ATGAAAATACCATCCTATCTTAAAAAAGGCGACACGGTTGCCATTGTTTGTACCGCAAGAAAGTTTTTCCCGGAAGAGGCACAGCCTGCCATTGATTTGTTAAAGTCCTGGGGACTTGAAGTAAAATTAGGCAGAACCATCGGACTTGACAGCTGCCAGTTGGGCGGAACGGATAAGGAACGGATCCTGGATTTTCAGGAAATGATGGACGACGACGATGTTAAGGCAATCTGGTGTGCCAGAGGCGGATATGGAACAGTGCGTATTGTAGACAGCCTGGATTTTACCAAATTTAAAAAACACCCGAAATGGGTTATCGGATTTAGCGATGTAACGGTTTTGCATAGCCATATTCACAATATGAAAGTGGCAACACTACACGGTATCATGCCGTTTACAGTTCCCAGAACAGAAGAAATTTCGAAGGAAACGCTTCGGAAAGCACTTTTTGGAGAAAAACTAAAATATGAAGTACCGGCAAAGGGATATGAAATTGAAGGCAAGGCTAGCGGACAGTTAGTGGGAGGTAACCTCTCTATTCTGTACAGTTTGTTAGGTTCGAAGTCGTCTATTGATACCAAAGACAAGATCTTGTTTATTGAAGATCTGGACGAATACCTGTATCATGTGGACAGAATGATGTATAATCTGAAGCGGAACGGCTATTTTGAAGGATTGAAAGGACTGGTTGTGGGCGGCATGACCGATATGCATGATAATGAGATACCGTTCGGACAAAATGAGGTTGGAATTATTTTAGCCATTGCCAAAGAGTACAAAATTCCGGTTTGTTTTTATTTTCCGGCAGGCCATGTGAAGGATAACAGGGCACTTATTTTGGGAAGTAGCGTAGATCTGGAAGTTACGAAAGATAAAATTACGCTGGAGTTCAAACCGTAA
- the metG gene encoding methionine--tRNA ligase yields MIQNPKRYTITAALPYTNGPIHIGHLAGVYVPSDIYARYLRQQGKDVAFICGSDEHGVAISMKAKKEGITPQEVIDKYNGIIKKSFEDFGISFDNYSRTSAQIHHDTASEFFKKLYQDGKFIEEVTEQLFDEKAQQFLADRFVIGTCPKCGNEEAYGDQCEKCGTSLNATDLINPKSTITGTKPVLKSTKHWFLPLDQYDAFLREWILTGHKNDWKPNVFGQVKSWLDDGLKPRAVTRDLDWGIPVPVEGAEGKVLYVWFDAPIGYISSTKEWAAREGKDWEPYWKDQDTKLVHFIGKDNIVFHCVIFPAMLKAEGSYILPDNVPANEFLNLEGNKLSTSKNWAVWLHEYLTDFPEKQDVLRYALTANAPETKDNDFTWKDFQARNNNELVAIFGNFINRVVVLSNKYYEGIIPQPNALTAVDEAVLTELKAYPAVIASSIERYRFREALGELMNVARLGNKYLADEEPWKIVKENPERVQTQMYVALQIAAALSVLAEPFLPFTAPKLKGILNIDNTFGWNDISTTSDLLPAGHQIGQAALLFAKIEDEEIQKQIDKLEATKVANKAENKIVTPQKEVATFDDFAKLDLRVGTIVAAEKMPKANKLLVLKVDTGIDVRTIVSGIAEHFTPEEVIGKQVTVLANLAPRALRSVESEGMILMTENAEGKLVFVNPDAEGVKNGETIN; encoded by the coding sequence ATGATACAAAATCCAAAAAGATATACGATCACTGCCGCTTTACCTTATACTAACGGTCCGATACACATTGGCCATTTAGCCGGAGTTTATGTCCCATCCGACATTTATGCCCGCTATTTACGCCAGCAGGGTAAAGATGTTGCTTTCATTTGCGGAAGCGACGAACACGGTGTGGCTATTTCTATGAAAGCAAAGAAAGAAGGCATTACACCGCAGGAAGTTATCGATAAATACAACGGAATTATTAAAAAATCGTTTGAAGATTTTGGTATTTCTTTTGACAATTATTCCAGAACCTCTGCACAGATCCATCACGATACCGCTTCGGAATTTTTCAAAAAGCTGTATCAGGACGGGAAGTTCATCGAAGAAGTTACCGAGCAGTTATTTGACGAAAAGGCACAGCAGTTCCTTGCCGACCGTTTTGTTATCGGAACCTGCCCAAAATGCGGCAATGAAGAAGCATACGGTGACCAATGTGAAAAATGCGGAACATCTTTAAATGCAACCGATTTAATCAATCCGAAATCGACGATTACCGGAACTAAACCGGTTTTAAAGTCCACAAAACACTGGTTCCTGCCTTTGGATCAATACGATGCTTTTTTACGCGAATGGATCCTGACCGGACATAAAAACGACTGGAAACCAAATGTTTTCGGACAGGTAAAATCATGGCTGGACGATGGTTTAAAACCGCGTGCCGTAACCCGTGACCTGGATTGGGGAATCCCGGTTCCTGTTGAAGGTGCCGAAGGCAAAGTATTATATGTATGGTTTGATGCGCCTATCGGTTATATCTCTTCTACAAAAGAATGGGCTGCCCGTGAAGGAAAAGACTGGGAACCGTACTGGAAAGACCAGGATACAAAACTGGTACATTTTATCGGAAAAGATAATATTGTATTCCATTGTGTGATCTTCCCGGCGATGCTAAAAGCAGAAGGAAGCTATATTTTACCGGATAATGTTCCGGCAAACGAATTTTTAAATTTAGAAGGAAACAAACTTTCCACCTCCAAAAACTGGGCGGTCTGGTTACATGAATATTTAACAGACTTCCCGGAAAAACAGGATGTATTGCGTTATGCACTAACCGCTAACGCTCCGGAAACAAAAGATAACGATTTTACCTGGAAAGATTTCCAGGCGAGAAACAACAACGAACTGGTTGCTATTTTCGGAAACTTCATCAACCGTGTGGTAGTTCTGAGCAACAAATATTATGAGGGAATCATCCCGCAGCCAAATGCCTTAACAGCCGTAGACGAAGCTGTTTTAACAGAACTGAAAGCCTATCCGGCGGTTATTGCAAGTTCAATAGAACGTTACCGTTTCAGAGAAGCTTTAGGCGAATTGATGAATGTAGCCCGTTTGGGTAATAAATATTTAGCCGATGAAGAACCCTGGAAAATTGTAAAAGAAAACCCGGAAAGAGTACAGACACAAATGTATGTTGCCCTGCAGATTGCCGCAGCATTAAGTGTTCTGGCAGAACCTTTCCTTCCGTTTACAGCACCAAAATTAAAAGGTATCCTGAATATTGACAATACTTTCGGTTGGAATGACATCAGTACTACATCCGACTTACTTCCTGCCGGACATCAGATCGGACAGGCAGCATTATTATTCGCTAAAATTGAAGACGAAGAAATTCAGAAACAAATAGACAAGCTGGAAGCGACCAAAGTGGCCAATAAAGCCGAAAATAAAATCGTTACGCCTCAAAAAGAAGTCGCTACTTTCGACGATTTCGCAAAACTTGACCTTAGAGTCGGGACAATCGTTGCCGCCGAAAAAATGCCGAAAGCCAACAAGCTTTTAGTACTTAAAGTAGATACCGGAATAGACGTTCGTACTATTGTTTCCGGCATTGCAGAACATTTTACACCGGAAGAAGTTATTGGAAAACAAGTTACCGTTCTGGCTAATTTAGCGCCAAGAGCTTTAAGAAGTGTAGAAAGTGAAGGGATGATTTTAATGACTGAAAATGCCGAAGGAAAACTGGTTTTTGTCAATCCGGATGCAGAAGGCGTTAAGAACGGCGAAACGATCAACTAA
- a CDS encoding HAD family hydrolase yields MSLKVIAFDADDTLWVNEPYFEETEKKFCELMQDYLSHQGLSQELFKIEIENLPLYGYGIKGYILSMIEAALKISNNTINVAIIERIIQLGKELLEKPIELLDGVEETLESLKGKYRLVVATKGDLKDQHRKLHDSGLGHYFHHIEVMSDKQEIDYQKLVTRLDLKPEEFFMIGNSLKSDVLPVLGIGGHAVHVPFHTTWAHERIDHKIEHPNFRTIEKLTDILPILL; encoded by the coding sequence ATGTCTTTAAAAGTTATTGCCTTTGATGCCGATGATACACTTTGGGTAAACGAACCTTATTTTGAAGAGACCGAAAAAAAATTCTGCGAGTTAATGCAGGATTATTTGTCACACCAGGGCTTATCGCAGGAATTATTTAAAATCGAAATTGAAAACCTGCCGTTATACGGTTATGGCATTAAAGGATATATCCTTTCCATGATTGAAGCGGCTCTAAAAATATCGAACAATACGATTAACGTTGCCATTATTGAAAGAATAATCCAACTGGGAAAAGAACTTTTAGAAAAACCGATTGAATTACTGGACGGCGTTGAAGAAACGCTGGAATCTTTAAAAGGAAAATACCGTTTGGTAGTAGCAACCAAAGGTGATTTAAAAGACCAGCACCGAAAGCTTCACGATTCCGGCCTCGGGCATTATTTCCACCATATTGAAGTTATGTCGGATAAACAGGAAATCGATTACCAGAAACTGGTAACCCGTCTGGATTTGAAACCGGAAGAATTCTTTATGATCGGAAATTCCCTGAAATCTGATGTACTGCCGGTTTTAGGAATTGGCGGCCATGCCGTTCACGTTCCTTTTCATACCACCTGGGCACACGAACGGATTGATCACAAAATAGAACATCCGAATTTCAGAACAATCGAAAAATTAACGGATATACTGCCGATACTATTATAG
- a CDS encoding chloramphenicol acetyltransferase, giving the protein MKKQLDIANWNRKEHFEFFRKFEEPFFGLTATVDCTKAYSTAKNLGISFFTYYLHKTLAAVNAVEAFRYRIDGDHVVVYDRIDASSTIFREDSSFGFSYIEYHEDINTFAVIAQNEIERVRNTSGLFTREFNSDNLIHFSSVPWVNFTSLSHARSFTLADSCPKISYGKMTTTNGVMEMAISVHVHHGLADGYHVGLFLEKLQQLLNE; this is encoded by the coding sequence GTGAAGAAACAATTGGATATCGCTAACTGGAACCGAAAAGAGCACTTTGAGTTTTTTAGAAAATTTGAAGAGCCTTTTTTCGGACTTACCGCAACGGTTGACTGTACCAAAGCCTACAGCACGGCAAAAAACCTGGGTATTTCTTTCTTTACCTATTATTTACACAAAACACTGGCAGCGGTAAATGCTGTCGAAGCTTTTCGCTACCGGATAGACGGTGACCATGTGGTTGTTTACGACCGCATCGATGCTTCTTCTACGATTTTCAGAGAGGACAGCAGTTTTGGTTTCTCTTATATTGAGTACCACGAAGACATTAATACTTTTGCCGTCATAGCACAAAACGAAATCGAACGCGTTCGCAATACTTCCGGTCTTTTTACCCGGGAATTCAACAGCGACAATCTAATTCATTTCTCCTCTGTGCCATGGGTCAATTTCACCTCATTATCCCATGCCAGGAGTTTTACTTTAGCCGATAGCTGTCCGAAAATATCCTATGGCAAAATGACCACCACAAACGGTGTAATGGAAATGGCCATTTCCGTTCACGTTCACCACGGGCTGGCAGACGGTTATCACGTTGGCTTATTCCTTGAAAAATTGCAGCAATTATTAAACGAATAA
- a CDS encoding NUDIX hydrolase encodes MKKIAVFVILKHNDELLLLKRFKEPFKDHYTPVGGKLEPYEIPHETAIRETFEETGIQLSTITFMGTLFEVSPVDYNWISFVYVADIPYQPAPVSNEGILEWIPKDNLGTLKTPETDAHIYQKIFEGKNFAYSAKYDENLVLLSLTDELNPL; translated from the coding sequence ATGAAAAAGATAGCTGTTTTTGTTATTCTGAAACACAATGACGAATTGCTCCTGCTCAAAAGATTTAAAGAACCTTTTAAGGATCATTATACTCCCGTGGGCGGAAAACTGGAACCTTATGAGATTCCGCATGAAACCGCCATCAGGGAAACATTTGAAGAAACCGGAATACAATTAAGTACCATCACCTTTATGGGAACCCTGTTTGAAGTTTCTCCGGTAGATTATAACTGGATCAGCTTTGTTTACGTTGCCGATATTCCGTATCAGCCTGCTCCGGTTTCCAATGAAGGAATTCTGGAATGGATTCCTAAAGACAATTTAGGCACCCTAAAAACTCCGGAAACAGACGCGCATATATACCAGAAAATTTTCGAGGGTAAAAACTTTGCCTATAGTGCTAAATATGATGAAAACCTTGTACTGTTAAGCCTTACAGACGAGCTTAATCCGCTATAG
- a CDS encoding histone deacetylase family protein, producing the protein MFPIAFHPIYRHPLPEGHRFPMLKYELLPQQLLHEGTVTAAAFFEPGLPDMEHITAVHKKEYVDALTALTLDPRAVRKIGFPLTAELVERELRLAQGTILGAEKALQTGIAFNIAGGTHHAYSDRGEAFCLLNDQAIGARYLIRKKLAEKILIVDLDVHQGNGTAEIFQNDNAVFTFSMHGKSNYPFKKEISDLDIALPDHTDDEAYLAILTRTLPQLIHEQKPDFIFYLSGVDILASDKLGKLGCSVAACKRRDELVLQLCRTHGIPVQCSMGGGYSPDIKTIIEAHANTYRVAANLYS; encoded by the coding sequence ATGTTTCCCATTGCTTTCCATCCCATTTACAGGCATCCGCTTCCTGAAGGACACCGCTTTCCAATGCTCAAATATGAGTTATTGCCGCAACAGTTACTCCATGAAGGAACGGTAACGGCAGCCGCTTTTTTTGAACCCGGTTTACCCGACATGGAGCACATTACCGCCGTACATAAAAAGGAATATGTTGATGCCTTAACCGCACTAACGCTGGATCCGAGAGCTGTCCGCAAAATCGGTTTTCCGTTAACTGCCGAATTGGTTGAAAGAGAATTGCGTTTGGCACAGGGAACCATTTTAGGCGCCGAAAAAGCCTTACAGACCGGTATTGCCTTCAATATTGCCGGCGGCACACATCATGCGTATTCTGACAGAGGGGAAGCCTTTTGTTTGTTAAACGACCAGGCTATCGGTGCCCGGTACCTGATTCGTAAAAAACTGGCTGAAAAAATCCTTATTGTCGACCTGGATGTACATCAGGGAAACGGAACTGCCGAGATCTTTCAGAACGACAATGCTGTTTTTACTTTTTCCATGCATGGAAAATCCAATTATCCGTTTAAAAAAGAAATTTCCGATCTGGACATTGCCCTTCCGGACCACACGGATGACGAGGCTTATTTAGCCATTCTTACCCGGACCTTACCGCAATTGATCCACGAACAAAAACCGGATTTTATTTTCTACCTCAGCGGTGTTGATATTTTAGCATCAGACAAGCTAGGCAAGCTGGGCTGCTCTGTAGCTGCCTGCAAAAGACGGGATGAATTGGTCTTGCAACTATGCCGGACACACGGTATTCCGGTACAATGCAGTATGGGTGGAGGCTATTCTCCCGACATTAAGACCATCATCGAGGCGCATGCCAATACCTACAGGGTTGCTGCCAATCTTTACTCATAA
- a CDS encoding single-stranded DNA-binding protein, with translation MNALRNKVQLIGNVGSDPEIRNLGEGKKLAKLAIATNEVYYNDKGDKITDTQWHTVVAWGKAAEIIEKFVEKGKEIAVEGKLVHKVWEDKEGNKRYTTEVVANELLLLGGR, from the coding sequence ATGAATGCATTAAGAAACAAAGTACAGTTAATCGGTAATGTAGGGAGTGATCCCGAAATTAGAAACTTAGGCGAAGGAAAAAAACTGGCAAAATTAGCCATTGCCACGAATGAAGTTTATTATAACGACAAAGGGGATAAGATCACCGATACCCAGTGGCATACCGTGGTAGCCTGGGGGAAAGCGGCAGAAATTATCGAGAAATTTGTTGAAAAAGGAAAGGAAATTGCCGTTGAAGGAAAGCTGGTTCATAAAGTCTGGGAAGACAAAGAAGGTAACAAACGCTATACTACGGAAGTCGTTGCCAATGAACTGCTGCTTTTAGGAGGCAGGTAA
- a CDS encoding T9SS type A sorting domain-containing protein — protein MRLKLLFAMVCISALDMYGQALNQSEWLWNIKVENTSIIDSKPLSFVDKDNNYFMVGSFNGATTSIQGTTLQNTSLPAGTATVGDAFIAKFDENGTFLNVKHFGGSRLEIITSVDYDGDAHYYIAGVFNGTMDLGSGTVLENLDPYATKTFIAKYTLSGTLVWSKVFDQYVGNGYVKYKNDKLYFAANYGYDQLSFDGVTLPVANYSPTIAGMDKNLVARFDASNGALQWVSSSRYTGPYTSISADRIGAQIRTMTVDNNGNVYIAGEFFSRSVTFGSITLNRTSSSNSNLFFVRYDNTGAVAWAKTAATSGGADSKVEDLAVDAANDVYLAGRVYNSSANFDGTILQFPGNYGGFLVKYNTAGSLVWARRAGISSDQAPTTGLSLSRLSKLHIDAQDNVYVGGSFYKYLNLAPNFVYNLSNQFYLLLAKYSKQGVVQSCEIYPCESNGVRDLKVLNSTADNFSVVSDLSIDFQLNNLPIAAEQKNRLYIAKRDVVTAGSEDFDKTAFSVYPNPATESLFVKGIETLDDQMQFSIFDFNGRKISKTEKQTVMEKGIDVSKLAGGVYFLRIEDAKGNVKQHSKFIKNNQ, from the coding sequence ATGAGATTAAAATTACTTTTTGCAATGGTTTGCATTAGTGCTCTTGACATGTACGGTCAGGCACTGAATCAGAGTGAATGGCTTTGGAATATCAAGGTCGAAAACACATCGATAATTGACAGTAAACCGTTGAGTTTTGTTGATAAAGACAACAACTATTTTATGGTGGGTAGCTTTAATGGCGCTACCACTTCTATACAGGGAACCACTTTGCAAAACACGAGTTTGCCGGCTGGTACTGCTACTGTTGGTGATGCATTTATTGCAAAATTTGATGAAAACGGAACATTCCTGAATGTAAAGCATTTCGGGGGATCCCGCCTTGAGATCATTACGTCTGTTGATTATGATGGTGATGCCCATTATTATATTGCCGGTGTTTTTAACGGAACCATGGATTTAGGCAGTGGTACCGTTTTAGAAAATCTGGATCCGTATGCAACAAAAACCTTTATTGCAAAATATACATTATCGGGAACATTGGTCTGGTCCAAAGTATTTGATCAGTATGTAGGAAACGGTTATGTAAAGTATAAAAACGATAAATTGTATTTTGCCGCAAATTATGGCTATGATCAGTTGTCTTTTGATGGGGTAACCTTACCGGTAGCTAATTATTCGCCAACAATAGCAGGCATGGATAAAAACCTGGTAGCGAGATTTGATGCGAGTAACGGAGCGCTTCAATGGGTTTCTTCCTCCCGTTATACAGGACCATACACCAGTATTTCGGCCGACAGGATAGGAGCGCAGATCAGAACAATGACTGTTGATAATAACGGGAATGTTTATATTGCCGGAGAGTTCTTTTCCAGATCGGTAACTTTTGGCAGTATCACCTTAAACAGAACAAGCAGTTCAAATTCCAATTTGTTTTTTGTACGATATGACAATACCGGAGCGGTAGCCTGGGCAAAAACTGCTGCTACAAGCGGCGGTGCCGATTCCAAGGTGGAGGATCTTGCTGTAGATGCTGCCAATGATGTTTATTTGGCTGGAAGGGTGTATAATTCTTCCGCAAATTTTGATGGTACTATTTTGCAATTCCCTGGTAATTACGGTGGTTTTCTGGTAAAATATAATACTGCCGGAAGTTTGGTTTGGGCCCGAAGAGCAGGGATATCCTCCGATCAGGCTCCAACTACAGGACTGAGCCTTTCAAGGTTATCAAAATTACATATCGATGCCCAGGATAATGTATATGTGGGCGGAAGCTTCTATAAATATTTGAATCTGGCTCCGAACTTTGTTTACAATCTTAGCAATCAGTTCTATCTTTTGCTGGCAAAATACAGTAAACAGGGAGTGGTACAATCCTGTGAAATTTATCCTTGTGAGTCAAATGGCGTGCGCGATCTGAAAGTACTGAATTCGACGGCTGATAATTTTTCTGTTGTTTCCGACCTGTCTATAGATTTTCAGTTAAACAACCTCCCGATAGCTGCCGAGCAGAAAAACCGACTTTATATTGCGAAAAGAGATGTGGTTACAGCAGGTAGCGAGGATTTTGATAAAACCGCTTTTTCGGTATATCCCAACCCGGCGACGGAATCCCTGTTTGTAAAAGGTATTGAAACATTGGACGACCAGATGCAATTCTCCATATTTGATTTTAACGGCAGAAAAATCAGCAAAACGGAAAAACAAACAGTAATGGAAAAAGGAATAGACGTTTCAAAATTAGCCGGAGGAGTTTATTTCCTGCGTATAGAGGATGCTAAAGGAAATGTAAAACAGCATTCAAAATTCATCAAAAATAACCAATAA
- a CDS encoding bifunctional GNAT family N-acetyltransferase/carbon-nitrogen hydrolase family protein has translation MQKAINKVELRNLKIEDYKELRNSMMEAYSELEEAYWEEHQIERLLEIFPDGQLVILADGKVVGSALSLIMDYRKASANHTYEKITGNYTFSTHDPFGDVLYGIDVFIHPDYRGLRLGRRLYDARKEICEQLNLQSIIFAGRIPKYAEHSKALTPKQYIEKVRVKELHDPVLSFQLSNDFHVIKVMKNYLEGDVSSQEYAVLLEWNNIYYEKNQQLINTRKSVIRLGLIQWQMRPLNNLEALFEQAEFFIDAVSGYASDFAMFPELFIAPLMADYNHLSEADAIRELARYSEPIRKKFQEFAISYNINIITGSMPLLENGNLYNVGFLCKRDGTSEMYSKIHITPNEVFYWGMKGGSQIKTFDTDCGKIGIMICYDVEFPELSRLLADEGMDILFVPFLTDTQNGYTRVRNCAQARAIENECYVAIAGCVGNLPKVNNMDIQFAQAAVFTPSDFAFPTNGIKAEATPNTEMTLIVDVDVDLLKELHEHGSVRTMKDRRKDLYQIKRLKTN, from the coding sequence ATGCAAAAGGCAATCAATAAAGTCGAATTACGAAATTTAAAGATTGAAGACTATAAAGAACTCCGGAATTCCATGATGGAAGCCTATAGTGAGCTCGAAGAAGCTTACTGGGAAGAACACCAGATAGAACGTTTGCTGGAGATATTTCCCGACGGTCAGCTGGTCATACTGGCAGACGGCAAGGTTGTGGGCTCTGCCTTATCCTTAATTATGGATTACCGGAAAGCCAGTGCCAATCATACCTATGAAAAAATCACCGGAAACTATACTTTTTCCACTCACGATCCCTTTGGCGATGTTCTTTATGGTATTGATGTGTTTATCCATCCCGATTACCGCGGACTCCGGTTGGGCAGAAGACTATACGATGCCCGTAAAGAGATCTGCGAACAGCTGAATTTACAGTCCATTATTTTTGCCGGCCGTATTCCCAAATATGCCGAACATTCCAAAGCATTGACCCCAAAACAATATATCGAAAAGGTAAGGGTAAAAGAACTGCACGACCCGGTTTTATCTTTTCAGCTCAGCAATGATTTCCACGTGATCAAGGTGATGAAAAATTACCTGGAAGGCGATGTCAGCTCACAGGAATATGCCGTGTTACTGGAATGGAACAACATCTATTATGAAAAAAACCAGCAGCTTATCAACACCCGTAAAAGTGTGATCCGGCTAGGATTGATTCAATGGCAGATGCGTCCGTTAAACAACCTGGAAGCTTTATTTGAACAAGCCGAATTTTTTATTGATGCGGTTTCCGGTTATGCCAGCGATTTCGCGATGTTTCCGGAACTTTTCATCGCTCCGCTAATGGCCGACTACAACCATCTTTCGGAAGCCGATGCCATTCGGGAACTCGCCCGTTACAGCGAACCGATCCGTAAAAAATTCCAGGAATTTGCCATTTCCTACAACATCAACATCATTACCGGAAGCATGCCGCTGTTAGAAAACGGAAACCTGTACAATGTTGGTTTCCTTTGCAAAAGAGACGGAACGTCCGAAATGTATTCCAAGATACACATCACACCAAACGAAGTGTTTTACTGGGGAATGAAAGGCGGTTCCCAGATCAAGACCTTTGATACCGATTGCGGTAAAATAGGCATCATGATCTGCTATGATGTGGAATTCCCGGAATTGTCCCGACTGCTGGCCGATGAAGGGATGGATATCCTGTTTGTCCCGTTTCTTACCGATACCCAAAACGGTTATACCCGGGTACGGAACTGTGCGCAGGCACGGGCTATTGAAAACGAATGCTATGTGGCTATTGCCGGTTGCGTAGGCAACCTGCCGAAAGTAAACAATATGGACATTCAGTTTGCACAGGCAGCTGTATTTACCCCTTCCGACTTTGCTTTTCCGACTAACGGGATCAAAGCAGAAGCCACACCCAATACCGAAATGACGCTGATTGTGGATGTGGATGTCGATTTGCTGAAAGAACTGCACGAACACGGAAGTGTCCGAACCATGAAAGACCGTAGAAAAGATTTATACCAGATTAAAAGACTAAAAACAAACTAA